TTCAGTTGGAAGAGAGTTCATCCCTAGGAAGTTTGAAGAGAGATTTAGTAAGAAATGGATATGGGACAGGTTTAAGAACAGATATGCCAGCACCAAGAGAAGGAACAAGTAGAGCTGGATGTTCAAAGTCAAAAACAAAGCGTAAAGAAGTTGATCAAGAGCCTTATGTTGTACGAAATGCAATTCTGgcagaaaaaaataagatagcTGAAAGGATGTTAGAGATAATGGCAGAGGATCGTGTGGTGTTGCAACAGGATCGTAAGTTCCGATTAGACAAAGTATTGGAGATACTTAATGAGCTGCCTGGAGTGATTAAGTGGCCACTATTTCACATTGCTGCTGTTAGCCATCTCAAAGCTGATGAAGGAAACAGACTGGCCTTTATATCTTTCCCTAGTGATGATGATAGGATTAGCTACCTTGAGCATATGATTGGAATTAAGATTTATGGAGGATTGTAATATGacttttgtttcagttttttgTTACGACTCAGATTGTAACAATTGTTAAGCGaatgaatattttttgttatgactTTTGTAGCTCATATTcacaacttatatatatatgattttaattactTGCAGATGGTTAGGTGGTacttggatgatgatgatgatgattatgatgatgaggatgaatATGAGGACGATGTGCTTAAGCCAGAGAGATTGCTTCAAAGAACAGATCGAGGTGCTGGATGGCATCATGTTCAGCAGCTTATGCACGGGTCAGATCAACAGTGTTATGATATTCTTCGCATGAATCAGAGGACATTTCAAGATTTGTGTAAGATGTTAGCGACGAGATATGGGTTAAAAGAGACGAACAATGTCTATATTGAAGAAGGGGTTGCAATGTTCCTTGAAGTGGTGGGTCAAGATAAGACGGTACGGGTTATTGCAGAAAGATATCAACGTTCGTTGGATACGGTCAAAAGGAAACTTGAAGAGGTTTTGAGTGTTCTCTTGAAATTTGCTGCAGATGCACTAAAACCAGAAGATGGTGAGTTCACAAGAGTATGTCCTGCTTTGAGAGATGATGATCGATACTGGCCATGTTTTAAGGATTGTATTGGGGCATTGGATGGAACTCATATCTCAGTTCGCCCTCCTAAGCGAAATGCAGAAGCATACCGAGGTAGAAAACAGGAGCCGACCATGAATGTCCTTGCTATATGTAACTTTGATATGAAGTTCATATATGCTTATGTGGGTGTACCGGGTAGAGCACATGACACAAAGGTATTGACTTACTGTGCGAGGAACGAGCCCTTTTTTCCACATCCGCCAAATGGAAAGTACTATTTGGTTGATGCGGGATATCCCACAAGAACAGGGTATCTTGGTCCATATCGCAGAGTTTGGTACCATCTCGATCAGTTCAACAGAGGAGGACCGCCAACAAACAGTCGAGAGGTGTTTAACCGGAGACATTCAAGCTTGCGATCAGTGATTGAACGGACATTTGGAGTATGGAAAGCAAAATGGAGAATTCTTGACCGTAGGCATCCAAAGTATGGTTTGATCAAATGGATAAAGCTAGTAACAGCAACGATGGCTCTACACAACTTCATACGTGATTCACATCGAGAAGATAATGATTTTGTGCGTTGgcaaagaagagaagaataTCATACAcatggtgataatgatgaagaagaaaaagatgaagatgaagaagaagaagaagaagaagaagaagaagaagaagaagatggtgatgatCATGGTGGACATATTCCATATGAGCCTACTGGTGATAGAGTCATGGAAGGTTTACGTGATCATATTACTAGTGAGTTGAGTAGAGGATATCGATTAccttattagtttatttgatttggatttgtactgatttttatttattagtttcatAACATTtgactttaaattttaaaacatttattttatatttagtttattaatatagttttaggTACAAGatacaatataaattaaaaataaaaattgagttacaaaaccaaaattttgaaaaatataaataactctAATCATACTTTTAATGTATGTATGTACAGGGCCGTACACAAGAGAAAATGtatgtcaaaaataaatatttggtcGCCAGCGATACCGAAACGAACAACATAGCGACAACCGCTGCGATCAATCGCGCGACATGGAAACGAACAACATAGCGACAACGGCTGCGATCAATCGCGCGACCTTCAAACGAACAACTATCAGCGACATCATGTCGCAGTCGCTGGTCGCTGACTCTGGTCGCTGACGCTGGCGACCACGAAACGAACAGGGcctattaatatattaatatgttgCATCTTTCCAACATCtattaaaagattaaaaaaaaaaactgttagaGGTAAACAGCTTGGTTCGTGAGTTCACAATAGAGGAATTAAAGAAGCCGCGTTCTCCGCTTCTTTCTGATCCATGCCGAGCCGTCTTATCAGGATGATGAGATGCTGATTGAAAAAGATGCCAATGAATGTGTAAGAAAACGACCTAAAAACAACAAGACAGttgaaaaatgagaaaaaacaaaaatagtactaaatcaagtttttgttcccaaactagcactcaaggtcaaaagtcacaaaaatagcacttaatgttttatcaaaaatcacaaacttagggtttagagttaaagggtgaggtttaggatttagggtttagggtttagggtttagagtttagggtttagggtttagagtttagggtttagggtttagggtttagagttgagaaaatgaggttttggggataagatttcaaattttgaaaaataaaaaaattaaaattttcaaaagataaacttagaaatgtgctattttggtcattttagttttggagtgctattttgtgatataaacttagaaatgtgctattttggagatttgccttTGAAAAATTATGACTGAACATTCTCAGAAGAACTATGGAAAGGTCATAATCTAGCATGAGCTGGAAGCAAAACCACCAGCGTTTGATTCAAGTAATTGGTAACTGAGCAACCACTAAGAACCAAATCACGAAGATTTATGTAACATGTATGCATTTGGATTACCTCTACATTTTGGAGAGGAGGAAGAGATGCGCAAGTAGAGGAGGAAGAGATGCGCAAGTAGATCGTAGAGCACTCAGGTTCCTTAGCTCGGCCTTCAAGGCCTCTACCTCGCCCCTCGGGCGCTCTACCTCGCACTTCGAGCCATGTACTGCACCATTCAAAGAGTCATTAATGATCTCCATTCTGCTGGCCAACTTTTCAACTGTCTTGTTGTTTTTAGGTCGTTTTCTTACACATTCATTGGCATCTTTTTCAATCAGCATCGATCTCACCATCCTGATGAGACGGCTCGGCATGGATCAGAAGAAGCGGAGAACGCGGTTTCTTTAATTCCTCCAAGTAGGCATGGACGTTCGGGTTCagatcgggtttttcggatttcggttctaTTTTGTAACACCTCCTACGTCTCATTCTAATAAATTTACAAGTAcggatcggattcggatataacacttcggtttcggatcggttcggatatattcgaagtaaccatatatcattcggattcggattatatcggatcggttcggatatatccaaagtaaaatctaaaatttaaaagtaaaacataagaaatatatgcTTCTTTGTAATATAATGGAGTATTTAaggtatttatttaaattttaaatagttattgTTAGATATCATatccaaataaatatgaaattgaatatttgaaatacatattcatgtttcaaatatttatattatatattaatttggatattcggatcggtttcttcggatatttttttgggttttcgggttttcgggttacccgttcgggttcggttaataacacttcgggttcggatatgttttgtaACACCATACAAGATCCATTGaggtattttttacatttcagaTCGGGTACAGATCGGGTTTTTcagttcggatttcgggtttcggattttatgCCCAGCTCTACCTCCAAGAATACATTATCAATTTATTTTGTATACAAcgtaattttttataaattatttatcggGATTAATATTGTTCATAGATGATgtgaaaaataattagattaagTAGTGGCTGGTGTTAAACTGAGATGTTTAGATTAAGAAGGGGGACAAATCCAAAACTTAAGCTTAAAGCTTTGTGTGTTGTCCGGAGGTTTCTTGAGAACAAAGTCACTACAACAACCATAGGTTCTTCACTTCTTTACCTTGCTTCAAGCCGATGAAACTGTTTAAAGCtacaaattcatttttattatccCAGCAAATTTATCAACTTTTACTTTTTCCTATAGTATATTCTTGGTGagaaatatattattcattttcaaaaaattgtaacttaattttttatttaaatggtTAAGTTAGAGCTGGGTATATTGATTTGAGATCTTTACGACGTTTGTTTTGTAGAATTGACATTAAGACGTTGTTGGTCCATTAATCCATTATAAACAAGTATCTTTCCTTTATTTCTTCTTGCTAAAGGAAAATATTAATCTGTTGCATCTTTCCAACGTCTATTATTAGAACATCTCCGAAAGACACTCtataacttaaaaaataaagtgttttgctctccaaaaacgaatttcaaaacttcaaatttgaagttttgaagagtgaaactctatatttgaagtttcactaatcaaaacttcaaatttgaagtttcatatttttatttgcattttgatcCCTACAATCACACATCacctttatgattcataaatattttcttgtttattgttttaaacctttaaaaaattatatctcatatatattttattttttgtttacagatttaaaattttacacataaaattaaataaaactttaaaataagatttaaaatattttaaactagatttagataacaataatatacaaaaaaaaacttaacaaaaaagtttttttttttaaaattacatgaagacataactattacacaaatttaaatattacaacaacactaatagtcagataagtttgatccggaaccttcaaaagtttcaaatattgtcctaattttttgtgtaactgaacatggttgttgttgttgtttttgatgtctttttcATACAATTCTTTATTGTTCATATcaaatatattcacgagtattaatatcatcgaaaaatagtcttttagcaatattttatatttctcttttactttcttgttctgaTATGTGTTTACAAGTATCATTATCATTCGATTTCAACAACTTTTAGCTTGTAATTTACAAAGTAAAAACGATGAGAgccatttttacttcgaaatgcactagtagatcatatatgcattacgaaaatcattttatggaataatatggtatttgtttgaagtttaatattaattaagttatttttatttaaatttttatagaatattttattaattaatattgttgtaatatgtttatatatgtgctatttatatacaaaagttttatgaattcaaattagttatgacaaatataaggtccatattataaaatacaaatagttttgaagctatgtttgaagttttacttttaGAGAAGAATACCTTTAAACGACACAAACAGACATCGACGCATAGATTACTCACGAAGTCTCCTCTCACACGACCTCTCAGAACCTCCATTTTTAGAATCGTAATCAGATTTCAGAGGAGTCGATGAACCCTAAACTCGTGAAGAAGGTAAAGGAAAAAACTGGCCAcacttttgtttctttctcagCCCAGCAGATAACCAAGAGGAGTCCAATGTATTTGCTTTTATTGAGACACGTGGCAGGCCTAGGTTTCTCTATTTTATGAGGTGGATTCGCCAAGAGAGAtgaacatttctttatatatatatattttaaaaccaataaaaattgtAGTGTTACAAAATGCtaaaaccatttaataaacaaatattaatataaaaactcACGCATCACACCATCTAGTATGTTATTGTTTTATTTGGACCTGATAAAAATCACATCGAAACAAAGCACTTGCATACTCTAAAGGACTCCATATTCTAATAGGTCTATGATCAACTTACCAATAAACCTATAACTAAAGAAATATaatcaatataaaatttgaaatgatttgattttattgaattttagatgattttagataaaataattaatttgatttttgttaaactactTTTTCCGTCTGTTAATATTAATTCAAAGGAGGAATACAAGGTTTGATACATAAGctgatttaaagcaacactaGCCCATGAACATGCAAATAGAACTCACACCGGCGCAgcataaacaaacaaatacaaCTCCACAACTAACTTGAAAATTCAATGGAACTCACGGTGAAATTAGCACACCAAACTTGCAACAACCCAACAACTCCAGGTGCTTCTGAACGAGATTTATCATTGTCGCTCACGGTCCACCGAACGATAACTTCAACCTCTAGCGACACCACACTGAGAGGACTCCTCTCCAAAACAACGAACCCATACTTTATAACCCGTCAAGATCGAACCATTCTAGGGTCACACTCTCTTCCGAATACGGCAGTGATGCACTTCATGCGACCAAACTACGCCTCGATAAAAGCCTTACACAGAACACTCCAATCTCATAAACTGGAGAAAACAAGGTCAAACCCGCCAATACTCACCGACAACTGAAAGAGACCGCAACAAAGACATGAAAGCGTTCACGACAACACCATAACCCAAAAACATTACGAGCTTAGGAACCAAAAGACCATTGGTAGAGCCACAAAATTCCAAATAGATGAGGACAAAACACCAATACTAATCCACTACAGCAAACTCCACGAAATAAATGAAGAGATTTAGATAAGAAAAACTTAAATAGAACCCGCAAACCAATGAAGGGTTGAATCTAGATCGAGATCGAAAGGCAAAACCAGCCACATCCATCACTGCATATACGACCTTCAGAAACGGCTTCACCAAACTCAATACATAGAGAGAGAATCACCGATAGATCTGATCGGCGCTGGCGCTAACAGAGCCGCCACGCGCCGATCACCAGAGCTGCTACTGGTTTTGAAGGTAAAGAAGGTGGATATAAAATATCGCAAGGAAAAAAGGATTTGTAATTATTTAGAATCTCACATTAGATAAAATTACTTTATTcaaaaatcattataaaatttagatttatatttcttttactTAAAAAGtccattcaaatattttaaaatcactaaaaaaacttttaaaactcAAAACTATTTTTCTTAAACTAGAATATGATAGTACTGATGtttaaatattcatataaaaacCTTAAAATTTGTTTCTAATTTACAATTTATCCAATATTTAGCTCCAAAAATAAATCATTCTGTTGTCGAAAATCTATGCAAATTTAAAGAAGTTgtagtttatattatttaattaaaattattaaattcattaaCTTAATGGATACgttctataaattttaaaaatgattttaaaatagaagaataaaaatagatggtttatttgtgtaaaaaaaaaaaaaagagtttgactGAATAAGCAAATCGAAAGGAAAGGaacaaaatattctctttaTAGCTTAGGGAATATAAATTGTTGGATTTTTTTGGTCATCACGAGAGAATCGCACAaagaaagagaacaaagagaaagagaaagagaaagagaaagagagagaggtggaGGTGGAAAGGATTTTGATATTTGTTGGActcaaaatcgaaaaaaatctaaaaagtaTAAAAGAGGTAGAAGCTCTGGATGCCGTCTCTTTCCGTCGTCGGCGACGGAGGTTATGCCTGTTGGCTCTGAGGTATTCGTGATCGCAGATCTCCGTCTCTTTGTTTCCTGATTTGACTTTTGCGAATTTGATTATCAATTTTGTTTTGCTCTTTTCGCGTTTGATCAGATTGGATCTGGTTTTCGTCGGTTCGATCCTGATCCGATTATCGAGTTTTTAGGGTTAGGCTGATCGATTTGGGGTGGTATTGATAAGATTTTGTGATCGAATCTGCATTTGAATAAGTGAATGAATGCTAGGTGTTTTGGATGTTGCATGAACAGTCTCTTAGATTGATTATGCTGTTTCGGGTGGACTGGACTGTTTTCTGATTGTTTCTTTGAATTAAATTGGTTTTCATTGCTACAGGTTCAATCAGGCTTCCTTTTGAGTGGGTTGTTTTCTTCTGAGGGCATGGAGCAAGTTTTCGTCTGGCCAAGCTGCTACAATCATCAGCTTTTCTCATTCCAAGAAGCGCTCGATTGGCGGTTTCTTGTTCCTTCTGATTTCCTTGTCGGCTCTTTCGTTAACTGCACTTAGTTGTCTAATTTCTGACACAGGTATATGATTTTAGTATATATGTTTAGTTCCTTGTAAATATTCCAATTGGAGGTTTAAtaggttttttttatttatttataacttgTTTTATGACTGAATGCAAAATAAGCAAGTTTGAGAAATTGTAAATCTGCTAAAAAAGAAAGGAACAATATAAGAACACGATGAAAACAGAAGATCTCAGATACCCCCAAAActttaaaagatatattttgtCTTTATCAGAGGACTTATAATGTCTgccctttttgtttctttttcaggTCTGAAGTCTGCAAATTCTTCCTTTTTATATTCCTAGAGAAACCTCTTAATCTTCTCCCTGCGGACAAAGATTTGGTAGCCCTCTCTTCCATATCTTGTTCTTATGGGCGCTGGTTGAACAaggatataactttttttttattctgagTTTTGAGTCTAAACCTCTGAGTGAGATGTTGTGAGCTTTCGGTCCTTCCTGTTAGCCAACATATTCTTTCTTGTTGGTTCCTTTGTGTCTTTGAGTTCTCAGTATGTGTTTTGCTCTTCCCTTGCTGCCTTTCTTTTCCCTTAATGGTCAACCCCTTGGTGCTCAAAGTAAATAATAGTCAGTCTAGTCTACACAGCTGGAGAATCATTGATTTTACTGCTTTGGTGTTCAGTCCTTGCTACGAACAACTGGAAGATTAATGCTATATAAATCTTTCAGAAGTTATTTACATACATAAAATAAAGAGGCTACTTTGCTTTACCGGAAAGACAATGGACAGGTTACTCAGAGTTCTCTCAACTTTTCTTAACATCTTTTGGTATCTGACCCCTTAATGTATTGCTTATGAGTTTGCTTATCCAGGTACAAGTTAATTAAAGAGGTTGGTGATGGAACTTTTGGTACCGTGTGGCGAGCTATCAATAAGCAGACGGGTGAAGTTGTAAGTTGCTTTCTTTGAGGGTTATCTAGGCCTGTATAATGTATGTGCTTGATTTTCTTACCATCTGAAGTTTCTATGAGCAGGTTGcaattaagaaaatgaaaaagaagtaCTACTCATGGGACGAATGTATCAATCTGAGAGAAGTGAAGGTAGTGAATTGCTTTTGTTGAGCtgctgttttgttttgtcttgtgTAGTGTATGTTTACTTATTCCTCTCTTTTTCTCCTATCAGTCGCTTAGGAGAATGGATCATCCAAATATCGTGAAGCTGAAGGAAGTCATCCGCGAACATGATATCCTATACTTTGTCTTTGAGTACATGGTATACTTTCTTCCTCCTTGTCGTTTGCTATTTTCTGCGTACACTTTAATCAATATCACTGATTCTGCACATGTCATTCTTGCTTGATCAGGATTACAACCTCTATCAGCTAATGAAAGATCGACAAAAGCTTTTTACAGAAGCTGTTATTAAAAAATGGTGCTTTCAAGTCTTTCATGGCCTTTCTTATATGCATCAGCGAGGTTACTTTCACCGCGATCTTAAGCCAGGTAATTGATAGCCTGGAGGTGTAATTTATACAAAGCTTTAAACATCAGCTGTGAAGATTGACAATGTTGACTTTAATTACTTTTTAGCAATCGTGGTTCAATAGCTTGtcaataatatatgtttatactGTGCTGGTTGTTACAGAAAATCTATTAGTCTCTAAAGACATCATTAAGATTGCTGATTTTGGTTTGGCACGGGAGGTTAATTCGAGTCCACCTTTTACCGAGTATGTTTCTACACGCTGGTAAGTGTCGCTTTTCTTGTTGTGTTGTAATGAGTCTTTCGTTACCCATATGGTCGATTAGATGATATACCATTACTGCCATACTGACCCAAGAATGTTTGTACTAATAGGTACAGGGCGCCTGAAGTACTCCTTCAGTCATATGTATACACATCAAAAGTTGGTTAGTATCCATACTATAGTaagaaataattataatttctcTTCAATGATCTGCTGCCAAACAATGTGTCAAATGTTTGTTTTTCCTAGATATGTGGGCGATGGGAGCTATTATGTCTGAGTTGTTGTCTCTTCGTCCTATATTTCCAGGGGCTAGGTAACTTAGCAgtgattaattttgtattttggtgATTAGAAATGTTGCTAATAAACAAGTGAAAATGTTATCGTATCAACCTTGCAGTGAAGCAGATGAGATCTATAAGATCTGCAGTGTCATAGGCAGTCCAACTGAGGAGACCTGGTTAGAGGGACTTAATCTTGCTAACACCATAAACTATCAATTCCCTCAGGTAACATGTCTTGAGCctcagtaattttttttttaatgagctACTAACTGTTGTCATCTTACAGCTTTCTGGTGTGCCTCTTTCAAGCTTGATGCCATCTGCTAGTGAAGACGCAATTGATCTTATTACGGTAACTAACAGTTTTTAAAAGGAGTTCCCAATAGCTTTGgacatatttctctaattttcGGACACCAATCTCTGACTTTTTCATGATTGTTCAGCGGCTTTGCTCCTGGGATCCATGCAAGAGACCCACTGCTGCAGAGGCTCTGCAGCACCCGTTCTTTCAGGTACACCATAGAGTATTTCCATCGACtatgattcttcttgatcaGTTAATTTAATCGTGTTCTCATGTGGCAGAGTTGCTTTTATGTCCCACCATCTCTCCGACCCAAGCCATCTGTTGCAAGAACTCCTCCGCCTggtatatttttagtttgttgaTCGCCAATATCAGGGTATAGATTATTATATATCTGCtttgagattgtcaaaaaactaaatttcaaatttgtttctttttagttGGACCAAGAGGATCATTCGAGCACCAAACAGTTAAAAGGCAGACTGTGTCTCTTGCCAAGCCATTCAACAATGTTTCTCCAAAGCCAAGTGCTGCTTTTGGCAGTGGCGTCCAGAGGAAACTCGACATGGCTAAGCAAGATGGAACGAGGAACACTAAACCGGTGAGAAGTTCTGTCAAAGACTCCAAATACAGACCACCCGGTAGAAAGAGTCCTCGTAAGTAAAACCTTAACACCACTCTTATTTCTTGTAACACGTACAATGATTATATTCCTTAATTCTGATAAAACAAAATCCATTTAGCTGGAGGTAATGCAGCAGGTTCGTCATTGAGCAAGAACAGGGTCGCGCGTGGTGTGTCCGAGACTGCTGATAAACTTTCCAACATGAGCGTCAGAGGAACCGTGTCTCGAAGACACTCTGTGTCAGTGATGCAGCAACAGCAGCTGAAGCCACCGCCGATGAAAGCAGGTTGTGTAGGAGAAAAACGTGACATGTTCCTTAGACCAACCCAACCCGCCACCAGTGCCTACTCTAGGAAAGTCGCCGGCTGACCCAAATACCTCTCAACAACTTTACTCCTGAAtatcttataatatatactctGCTTTGTCCTTTAAGTCGTCATttcatcaaaaaagaaaaaaaaaaacttaaactgctccttttcagttttgtcttttGTGTCGTCTACAGTTTCTTGTTTTACTTTATTTTCCATACTTTTGACTGTGTGATGGTTTGTATTATGCGTGACGCTTGACTTCATGGTTTGCAATAAAGTTGGCTTGGGACTACTTATGTAGCTATTGTGTACTTTTACTTTCTAATTCATTTCAGTTGGATTGGCAGAATCGTAGATTGCATAACGAAAATTATATAGAAAATCTACAGAAGTACTCTTGAAGTATCTTCTTGTAAGAAATGATCAAagctgtttttgtttttctgtcTTATCTCTTGCTTGAGGAGTTCCAAAAGGACTGCCAAAAGACAGGCCAATTCTTCCTAGCTTCGTTCCAACCTAACAAGGAACCTTCTCTCGACGGATCCCAACTCGACGACACGATCCCGTAGCTCACACCAGCTAACGCCGTACCGAAGAAGACGAAGGAAACAATAAACGGAACCCATGTAGGCACATCGATTTTCAATCCCACTTTCAGATAGTAAAAGAGTGGGAAGAAACAAAGACCAACGAAGAGTGGTAAACCAACGGTGAATCCCATTCTGCTTATCATTCTGTTGGTTACTATCTCTGGAATCACACCTCTCTCACGCTCATCTTCATCATCGTCTTCCTCTTGGTCGTCTTCTTCGTCACTCTGGTTTCCGGGTTTTGACTTTTTGGGTTTCTTGGTTTTCCTAGGAGGAGGTGGTCCAAAGCCTCTCGGACTATTCATTGTTGCTTGTAATGGCGCTATACGCCATATCTCTAAGCGCTTACTGCAAGTAAGAGACTTGGGAACTTGACCGTTCCATTCTCTCCGTCTTTCTACGCTTCCATCAAGCTGCGTAAAGTGGAAGAAGTTCAAAAGGACAAAGTTTAATACTACAGAACAATCTAAGTAAAAAGAGATGGAAAACCAGATAGTAGAAATGGTTTGATATCAGAAGTGCAGTAAACCGAAAGAAGCATGAGGAAACCGTAGGAACCATTTCACTCAAGAATTATTATATCGATCAATGAGACCATTTGAGTTgggcaaagagagagagagatatgagATTACCTTGCAAGAGGATCTGGGATGAGCAGAGAGGTTGAAAAGACATGTTACAGAAGCCATTGAATCAGATCAGACATGAACCAATAAGCGAAATCCTCACGAGATTTTTACAGAGATAGAAGCATCggattttttgtgtgtgttctcCTCTCTGTTCTGTTTCGAGTGGGAGATATGGATAAGGTTTATCGTCCATTACCCGGTTTACTCCCGGTTCGGTATGATCCGGTTTACTCGGttcagttttgattttttgaacACGTAGCTAACTAATGGTTCTCCCCGTTCACCGTCTTTCTGGACGGGAGAAAAAAAACGCGAGGAGAGCGACGGAGAAGACACGGTAAGATTCATAAGAAACTTATGTAATGATTCATGAAATGTACGGGCTGCAACGTTTCAGGTACCGATTATGGATGGGCAGGTGGTGTACATATCAAGAAGCCCATCGAGGTTTATTGATACCTAATGGATTGGATCGAGACAGAACTACAATGACGAGTCCATATTTCCTCAAGAATTTGTAAATAACCTCCTTACATTGATGATTATGAATCAAGAGATTGGTCTTATAATAAGTTTGGTGTAAATTGTGCAGCTTTTCCTCAAAACTTCAAGGAAATTGtgaagacaaatatataaac
The window above is part of the Brassica napus cultivar Da-Ae chromosome C3, Da-Ae, whole genome shotgun sequence genome. Proteins encoded here:
- the LOC125583237 gene encoding protein ALP1-like — protein: MVRWYLDDDDDDYDDEDEYEDDVLKPERLLQRTDRGAGWHHVQQLMHGSDQQCYDILRMNQRTFQDLCKMLATRYGLKETNNVYIEEGVAMFLEVVGQDKTVRVIAERYQRSLDTVKRKLEEVLSVLLKFAADALKPEDGEFTRVCPALRDDDRYWPCFKDCIGALDGTHISVRPPKRNAEAYRGRKQEPTMNVLAICNFDMKFIYAYVGVPGRAHDTKVLTYCARNEPFFPHPPNGKYYLVDAGYPTRTGYLGPYRRVWYHLDQFNRGGPPTNSREVFNRRHSSLRSVIERTFGVWKAKWRILDRRHPKYGLIKWIKLVTATMALHNFIRDSHREDNDFVQSGFLLSGLFSSEGMEQVFVWPSCYNHQLFSFQEALDWRFLVPSDFLVGSFVNCT
- the LOC106360925 gene encoding cyclin-dependent kinase F-4-like isoform X3, with amino-acid sequence MDRYKLIKEVGDGTFGTVWRAINKQTGEVVAIKKMKKKYYSWDECINLREVKSLRRMDHPNIVKLKEVIREHDILYFVFEYMDYNLYQLMKDRQKLFTEAVIKKWCFQVFHGLSYMHQRGYFHRDLKPENLLVSKDIIKIADFGLAREVNSSPPFTEYVSTRWYRAPEVLLQSYVYTSKVDMWAMGAIMSELLSLRPIFPGASEADEIYKICSVIGSPTEETWLEGLNLANTINYQFPQLSGVPLSSLMPSASEDAIDLITRLCSWDPCKRPTAAEALQHPFFQSCFYVPPSLRPKPSVARTPPPVGPRGSFEHQTVKRQTVSLAKPFNNVSPKPSAAFGSGVQRKLDMAKQDGTRNTKPVRSSVKDSKYRPPGRKSPRSSLSKNRVARGVSETADKLSNMSVRGTVSRRHSVSVMQQQQLKPPPMKAGCVGEKRDMFLRPTQPATSAYSRKVAG
- the LOC106360925 gene encoding cyclin-dependent kinase F-4-like isoform X2, producing MDRYKLIKEVGDGTFGTVWRAINKQTGEVVAIKKMKKKYYSWDECINLREVKSLRRMDHPNIVKLKEVIREHDILYFVFEYMDYNLYQLMKDRQKLFTEAVIKKWCFQVFHGLSYMHQRGYFHRDLKPENLLVSKDIIKIADFGLAREVNSSPPFTEYVSTRWYRAPEVLLQSYVYTSKVDMWAMGAIMSELLSLRPIFPGASEADEIYKICSVIGSPTEETWLEGLNLANTINYQFPQLSGVPLSSLMPSASEDAIDLITRLCSWDPCKRPTAAEALQHPFFQSCFYVPPSLRPKPSVARTPPPVGPRGSFEHQTVKRQTVSLAKPFNNVSPKPSAAFGSGVQRKLDMAKQDGTRNTKPVRSSVKDSKYRPPGRKSPPGSSLSKNRVARGVSETADKLSNMSVRGTVSRRHSVSVMQQQQLKPPPMKAGCVGEKRDMFLRPTQPATSAYSRKVAG
- the LOC106360925 gene encoding cyclin-dependent kinase F-4-like isoform X1, translating into MDRYKLIKEVGDGTFGTVWRAINKQTGEVVAIKKMKKKYYSWDECINLREVKSLRRMDHPNIVKLKEVIREHDILYFVFEYMDYNLYQLMKDRQKLFTEAVIKKWCFQVFHGLSYMHQRGYFHRDLKPENLLVSKDIIKIADFGLAREVNSSPPFTEYVSTRWYRAPEVLLQSYVYTSKVDMWAMGAIMSELLSLRPIFPGASEADEIYKICSVIGSPTEETWLEGLNLANTINYQFPQLSGVPLSSLMPSASEDAIDLITRLCSWDPCKRPTAAEALQHPFFQSCFYVPPSLRPKPSVARTPPPVGPRGSFEHQTVKRQTVSLAKPFNNVSPKPSAAFGSGVQRKLDMAKQDGTRNTKPVRSSVKDSKYRPPGRKSPPGGNAAGSSLSKNRVARGVSETADKLSNMSVRGTVSRRHSVSVMQQQQLKPPPMKAGCVGEKRDMFLRPTQPATSAYSRKVAG
- the LOC106360926 gene encoding protein PAM68, chloroplastic gives rise to the protein MASVTCLFNLSAHPRSSCKLDGSVERRREWNGQVPKSLTCSKRLEIWRIAPLQATMNSPRGFGPPPPRKTKKPKKSKPGNQSDEEDDQEEDDDEDERERGVIPEIVTNRMISRMGFTVGLPLFVGLCFFPLFYYLKVGLKIDVPTWVPFIVSFVFFGTALAGVSYGIVSSSWDPSREGSLLGWNEARKNWPVFWQSFWNSSSKR